The nucleotide window CGATTTCGGCGGAGTGACGGCCGACCTCGACTTCATGCGCGAGTCCATGCGCCGGGCCCGGACGGAGCGGGGGGACGTCTTCGAGCTCGACGGCTACGGGATGGGCCTGCCGGCCTTCGTCGTGCGCACCTCCAAGCCGGCGCCGAAAGTCGAGGTCGTCGCCGAAGGCCGCCGCCTGCTCTACAAGTTCGTCGCCGCCGAGGACGGCGAGCATCTGCGCGACGTCGTCGAAGGCCTGCGCGAGGGCGCGGCTCCCGCGCCGAAAGCCGCGCCCCTTCCCGACGCCGCGGCTTCGCCGAGCGCGCGCTCCGCGCCGTCCCTGCGCGTCCGCGCGCGGGAGCTCCCCTTGCGGGAGGAGCAGCGCTCCGTGGAGACGGCCCTGCGCCTCCAGAGCGAACCGCGCACGGGCTGGAAGCTCGTCCCTCTCGCGCATTTCCGGCGCGGAGCGCGGCACGCGGCCCTCACGCTCGCCCTTTTCGACCCCGACGGCACGCTCTCCCGCGACGACTCGGTCACGGGCGTGAGCTTCGAGCGCGGCCCGGACGGGACCCTCTCCATCCTCGACGAGTCCTGGCTCTATTCCGGCGACAAGAAGGCGCTCCTCGCGCGCCAGCTCGACGGCGAGGACTACCGGCTCGTCGGCCGCCGCGAGGGGGCCCCGCTCGAACGGCTCGGCCCGCGGGTCCTCGAGGGCTTCCTCCGCCTGCGCGCCCTCTACCGCCGCAAGCTCCGCGACGACGCCGTGAAGGCCGCCGCCGACTACTCCCGCCTCTTCGCCTCCGATGGAGAGGCCTTCACGGAGTGGATGCCGCGCAGCATGCTCTACGCGGCCGACGAAGGGCTCGTGCTGAAGTACGTCGGCCTCAAGAAGGAGGGCGGCGAGGCGGCGCTGACCTTCCGGCAGGACTTCAAAGGCCGGACCGGGAGCTTCACCCTCCACGCCCGCCCCGCCGGCGGGAAGTCGGCCGACTGGTCCGTCGTCTCCGCCTCGAAATAGCCGGCCCCCCCCTCTCGGGCCACGGGCCTACGGAACCCCTAGGCCGCATGAGGCCCTCCGACGTGCGCGATGGTCCCACGCGCAGGAAGCCGTCATCCGGTATCCTCTGAGCATGGAAACGAACCTCTTTCGCCGCTCGCTGTGCCTGCTCCTCGCGGGGGCCCTCTCCCTCTGCGCTCCCGCCGGCGCCATGGCCCAGGTCGTCGCCGCCGCCCCGCTCCGAGCACCCGTCTCCGTCCCGGTCTTCGCCGCAACGGTCCGGACCGGAGACCTCGCCGCGAGCACTCCGGGCCTCTCTCCGACGCTGACGCTCTCCGGCGCCGGCATCGCTCTCCCCTCCGGCCTCGTCCCGACGCTCCGTACGGGGGAGTCCGCCGCGAAGGGCTCCGTCGTCGCCGCTCTCCCCCTCGCCCTGCCGGCGGCCGTCGTCCCCGGCGCGATCGCGCGCCCCGCCTTCGGTGCGGCGGCCGCCCCGGCCGCCGCCGCAGAGGAGCAGCCCGCCGCGATCCAGACCCTGCAGGAGACGGGGACCGCTCTCTCGAAGGACGCCTCCGGCGAGAAATCTTCCTCCATCCTCTCGCGCCTCTTCGAATCGTCGCGCGCGCGCGCCTTCGCCGAGGACGCCGTCCCGGCCGCCCCTTCGGACGCGTCCGTCACGGGCCTGAGCGCCGCGGGGAAGACCGCGGCCTCCCCTTCCGCGCCGAAGCCCGTCCCGGCCCCCTCCGTCGGATGGAAGGAAGCGTTCGGGATCGGGTCCGTCCTCGTCGCGCTCCAGCTCCTCATGGAGTACGCCCTCCCGCCGCTCATCGGGCTCCTCACCGGCTACACGCCGCACCCCAACTATCTGCCGCCGAGCGCCGCTCGAACCGTCGAGCCCGTCATGCATCTCGTCGGCGCGCTCAAGGCGGCGGTCGTCGCCCCGGTCATCGAGGAGTTCCTCATCCGCGCCGGCCTCATGGGCTGGCTGACGAAAGTCCTGACGCCGCTGAGCCGCCATGCTCCGTGGATCGCCGCGCTCGCGACGTCCCTGCTCT belongs to Elusimicrobiota bacterium and includes:
- a CDS encoding CPBP family intramembrane glutamic endopeptidase: METNLFRRSLCLLLAGALSLCAPAGAMAQVVAAAPLRAPVSVPVFAATVRTGDLAASTPGLSPTLTLSGAGIALPSGLVPTLRTGESAAKGSVVAALPLALPAAVVPGAIARPAFGAAAAPAAAAEEQPAAIQTLQETGTALSKDASGEKSSSILSRLFESSRARAFAEDAVPAAPSDASVTGLSAAGKTAASPSAPKPVPAPSVGWKEAFGIGSVLVALQLLMEYALPPLIGLLTGYTPHPNYLPPSAARTVEPVMHLVGALKAAVVAPVIEEFLIRAGLMGWLTKVLTPLSRHAPWIAALATSLLFVVGHETADPVFFAIRLAGSLMLSWAYMRGGLKSSIAMHGLHNGFYALQDLSNVFLGANSGNSMAMLLGLAYAFAAYKVWPAFRAHLKKTPPPPGV